A segment of the Meriones unguiculatus strain TT.TT164.6M chromosome 10, Bangor_MerUng_6.1, whole genome shotgun sequence genome:
CTTACAccctcatagacacacacatttaACAATTAGAAGGTCGCATGCCCATATGAGCGAAAATGTGCAGCATTTTTCCTTCTGAGCTGGGATTCCCTTGCTTAATGTGTTTCCCATTTCTAGCTACTTTCTTGaagattttagtttctttttttatttttttattttttattaattacactttattcactttttatccccccagtagttccctctcccctcccctcccaacccctcccttcctcccccttctccacgcatgcccctccactgatagcggaggtcttcctctccttccttctgatcctaatctattaggtctcatcaggagtggctggattTCAGTTTCTTTGTGGCTGCATGAGATTTTATTGTGTACCAGCAGCAAATTTTCATTACCCATTCAACTACTGGTAGACACCTAGGCTGGTTCCATTACCTAGCTGTTTCGACCAGTGTGGCAATGGACACGATGTTCAAGTATCTCTGTGGTGGTATATAGAGAATAGAGTCCTTTTGGTACTTGTCTGGAGTAGTATAGTTACATTATGTGGTAGCTTTACATAGTGGTGGCATCAATTTATATGCCCACTAACTGTGAATAAGCATTCTTTCCCTACATCCTTACCAACATGtagctctttgtttttctttccttgtctttatttcttttttttctattatttgtgtgtgtatgtgtgtgtgcctgtgtctatacatgcatacaatctactatgtccatttaatatttccttggtttggtttggggtttttgctgttatttgtggaaccctggttgtcctggaactcactctgtagaccgagGTTGCCTCAAattgagagatctgcctgcttcttccgcctgagtgctggattaaaggtgtgagcccaCCCAGTGTCTTTTAGTGTTGTTTGTGGTTATGTTTATACAGCTGACCATTTGGTCTTGGCTAGCTAGTTAAGGGGCTCATCCATGGAGAAGACCAATTCTCTCATTAGTCTACAATTGTCTGTAGCTTTTCTTCTAGGAATGGGGACTTGTGAGAGTTCTTTCACCCATGCTGGCATGTCAACTAGTATTACCGTGGTCCAGGTCTTGTTAAGAAGACCATATCATTGAGATTTTATGAGTGCAGCTTCCCTGTTGTGTATAGAAGACACACAACCTCACAGCAGGTGTCCTGGTCCTCCATTTCTTTGCGCCCCGTCTTCCCCTCTTCCCTGAGTCTGAGGGATAGAGGTTGTTTTATAGATGTACCACTTGGGGCTAGGCACCCCACAATAAGTTGCCTGCTGCATTTGACCATTTGTGGATTTCTGTAATAGTCACTATCTGTTGTAAGGAGTTAATTTGATGGGTGAGAGCCACATTTATCTGTGAGTGTGAAGTATTTGGAGTATATTGGTCTACATGTGTGTTTTTATGCCAGTGCCATTCTGGTTTCATTACTACAGCTCTGCAATGAATCTTGAAATTTGAACTAGGATCCCTTACAGCAATTGTTCTTTTGCTCAGGGTTGCTTTGACCATCTGGGCTGTTTGGCGGTTCCTTatgaattttaagttttgggtgtCTTATTTCTGTGAAGGATACTGCAGAGATTTTGGTTAGAATCACATCAAATCGTGTCTTAGCTAAGGTTTCTATCATTgtaatgaaacactgtgaccaaaagcaaagtggagaagaaagggtttatttctcttacacttccacatcacagtccatcactgaagacagtcagggcaggagctcaagcaaggcaggaatctggaggcaggagctgatgtgaggccatagaggagtgctgcttactggcttgctcctcatggtttcctcagcctgctttggttttgatttttgtttttgttttttgaagcaggggttggctgtcctggactcactttgtaggccaggcgtcctcaaacccacagagatccacctgcctctgcctccctaagtgctgggattaaaggcgtgaaccaccatgcctggcttcagccTACTTTCTTAAGGAATGCGAGATCACCATTCCAAGGGTGGCACCACCCATGGTTTGTccagaccctcccacatcaatcactacttAAGAAAAGGCCATATAAGCTGTGTagagccagatcttatggaggcgtttttTTCAGCTGAGTTTCTTTCCTCTTGACGGCCCTAACTTGTATTGGGTTaccataaaactagccagcacaatctATAAACTGCTTTCTGGGTAATGGTCATTTTCATAATAGTTCtagcaatccatgagcatgggatgtcTTTTCATGTTTAGTGACTTCTTCAAGCTATTTTTTGGCAGTGTCTTGATTTTGGCTTTCTTTGTAGAATTTGTGTCTTCGTGTTCAGCTGAGTACAGGGAGGAGGCCTATTTCATTCACAAAGCTATGGTGGGTCCTGCCACCTTGCTAGGGAAAAAGGGACAAATCCTTGAAGCTTTGCTAAGCACCAGGAGACTTCATCCCCTGGTGATCACTAATCAACACACATGTGTGGGCTTAGGAAACTGGCTTCTGTGTTGTGAGGAAGCCTTCACACTCAGCCTTCGAGGCAGGCTCCGACTGGCAGTCAACAGGGAACTAATGCTCTTTAACACATCAGGCTCCAAATCTCTCCACTGTTGTCAGCAACGTTTCttacttttcatttctttattctaGCTAGTCCAGTAGGTTAAAGGGAGTATCTCAATATGGTTTTGAGTGCAGTTTGCTAATAATGATGTGAATCTTCtcaaatgcttgttttctttaatcTTCTTTGGATGATGTCCATTCAAGCTCTTTGCCCATGTTtgaattgaatttttaaattattgttgttCAGTTGTAGCCATCCCCCATACACATAATGGGTATCAATTACTTGTTAGGTCTCAgatttgccaatattttattgcGTTCTACAGGTTATCATTCACtgtctttttaatataatatttcattaatcctttgagaatttcatgcaatgtATTTTTAACCTACATCTCCCCTAGCTCATCCCAAACGCACCCTCTACCTCCCCCCGCCCCTCCCAATTTCACgtcctccttttgttttttaacaagcTGCAAAGTCCAATTTGTGATGACCATATACTCCTGCTGCGGGACCATTCAATGGGGTGTGATTGAGCTACTAGAGGTGatactcctacacacacacacacacacacacacacacacacacacacagcttaggAAGGTCATAAAGTAATAGGTTTCCATCTGGCTTTTTCAAGCATCTTCTGTATTAGTTATCCCCCCAAACCCCTCTTCCGTACATCCTTCTCCCCACTTAAGCCTCCTTTTCCATTTATTACATATTTTCGCAATTCTTTCTTAAGTCAGTTAAGTgtatgatttatttatgtttgttgttGCCTACATATCTGGTGTTCAGATCTTTGatccatcctgagtgagttttgtGTGTAAAGTAAGGTAAAGGCCCACTTCAACCTTCAGCACAGTGACAGACAGTTTCCCCTGAGTCACTTTTTAAGAGTACCAGGTGTCCCCCATCAAATTACACCAATTTCTATGTGAGGGCTTTTTTCATTCTGGGCTCTCTGTTCTATTACCTGGGACTGGGTGGCTGTTCCTATGCTCGAACCATATCATTTTAATGACTGTAAGTACACTTCTCAGTCAGAAAGTATGAGTGTTCCAACTTCATTCCTTTTCCCGGGTGTTTTTGTACTTGGGATCCTGTGCAATCCCACACAGATTTGGAGATGGACTTCTTATGgataaagacaacaacaacaacaacaacaacaacacgaTAGGGCTTGtgttgaatctctacatttcctTGGGTGTTATTGACGTTTTAACAATGTTAAGTCTTCTAGTGATGAAcacaaaatttattttcctttgtttagGCTTTGTCTCATTTTCTCCAGCCGTATTTTGTAAGTTTTGTTGTCCAAAGCTTTCATTTCCTTAGTCAGATTGACTCTAAGTACTTAATTCTTTTAGACATACTGCAAACGGAATTGATTTCTTAATATCCTTCCTAGGTCATCAGTACAAGCGGCCTGGTactgtttggttttatttataatattgcCAAACTTGTTTATTGGTTTTAGCAGTCTTCTGGTGAATTGCCAGGGACTTtctatatataaaatcatataatCTGTGACTAGAAATAGTTTAAATCTTGTTCTTTCCACTTTGAAAAATGTGCTGCTAGTATTTTACAGTTTTAAATTGAGCGTGGGTATATAACTCAGTGAtgtgcttgctatgcaagtgtGAGAGCCTGAGTTTGACACCCACACCCAAATAAAGAGTCGAGTATTGTTGGCACGTGCTTGTAACCCCCGTGCTGCATGAGCGACACAGAAGCTCCTTAGAGCCCCCTGGATAATCAGTCTAGCCTAACTGGCCAACCCAAGGTCCcaggaaagaccctgcctcaaaaaacaaggcgAACAGTTCCAACAAAACTACACCCAAGATTGACCCGTGGCTTCTACGTACGTGCACAAATGAGTAACTCCTGAcaaacgtgcacacacatgcacgcacacgctGTCTGTAAAGCGGAAGGAAAAGGACCCTATAGTGCAGTGCACTGAGGCCGAACACTGATCTGATCTGCAGATGACTGAACTCGTGtggttttctttgtctttataaTGAAAACGTAtgttttttagagaaaaaaactAGATATTTAAGAAAAGGAGACctctaagagagagagagtattgaGCCTGGGAAACACTGAGCTGACAACGATGCAGGGGCTGAGGGATTAGTGATGGCTGTAAGTGTGTTCCCATTTATTCTCGCCCCTCACCAGCCATGCAAGTTCATGGGAAGCTCTGGGGTTAGAAATTGGCTTGGTCTGTGACACTAATCATCTTAAGACTAACCGCACAGGCAACTACCATCCAGACTCCCTGCAGTATGAGTTCTTAGTGGAGATGGCTTTGGCAGTTTAGAGAAGTGTTTGACAGTGTCGTCTCCCGTACAATTTACCCTGAGTCCCCTTGTTTTGTTTGCAGCAATGACTCCACTTGAAATGAGCAATCAAACCCGAGTCACAGAATTCATCTTCCTGGGATTTTCCAACCACCCCAGCCTACAGGGCCTCTTCTTCCTCGTCTTCCTGGCCATTTATTTGACAACGCTCCTGGGGAACACGCTCATGATGGTGGCCACCAGGGTCAGCCCGGCTCTCCACACCCCAATGTACTATTTCCTCAGCAACTTGAGCTTCCTGGACATCTGCTACACGTCCACCACCATCCCCGTCACGCTGGTGAACTTCTTCAGGGAGAAGAAGACCATCTCCTATGAAGGCTGCCTCTCCCAGATCTTCTTCTTTGTGACTTGTGCTGGCACAGAGGGTGTGCTTTTGGCTGCTATGgcttatgaccgctatgtggccatttGCCGTCCTCTTCAGTATCACGTTCTCATGAGTGTGAAGGTCTGTGTCAGCTTGGTGATTGGGTCCTGGCTGTGTGGCTTGGTGAACTCTGTGACTCACACAGCTCTGACAGCCACACTCACTCTGTGTGGCCCCAACCAGATCAGTCACTTTCTCTGTGACATCCCACTGCTCCTGAAGCTCTCCTGCTCAGACACCTCTGTCAATGAGTCTGTGCTCCACGTGGCCAGTGCCACCATCGGCCTGAGCCCCTGCCTGTTCACCGCAGGCTCCTACATGCTCATCATCTCTGCCATCCTGAGGATTCCCTCTGCTCAGGGCAGGAGAAAGGCCTTCTCCACCTGTGCCTCTCACCTCACTGTGGTGGTAGTTTTCTTTGGAACAGCCAACTTCAACTATGACAGACCCAGGGAAGGCTACTCCCTGGACATGGACATCTTGGTGTCTGTGCTGTTCTGTGTTGTGACCCCCATGTTGAACCCCCTCATCTACAGCCTGAGAAACAAGGAGGTCAAGGGCGCTCTGAGAATGCTTACTAAAAAACATGGATTCTCTGGTGACATTAACAACTAAatttttgtctgtcttgttcttctttctcccccccccccctttctagTACATTAAAATGTATTCTTAGTCCTTTGAGAATTTTGCACAATGTGTTTTGACCACATTCAGCCCCTttcccaactccttccagatccatcCCTTTGCCCTACCTGCTCAATTTTGTGTTCTGTTTAACTTGTTTTTTAAACACATATCAAGTTCAGTTTTGCTGCTCATATATTCTCGGCTGTGTGGCCTTTCCCTGGTGTACAGTTGTCTTACCAGGGGCagcacccttaaagaaaactggcttTCCATCCCCTGGAAACTACCAGTTCccagtagctcctcagctaggggtagAACTTTGTAGCTACCCtccctctccatgctgggatcTGGGCTGGACTGAGTTTGCACAGACCTTGTGCACGTCGTCACAGCCACTGCGAGCTCATCTACGCAGCTTCACGGCTCTGTCCAGAAGACTCTGGTTTAGTGTAGTCATCCACCACTTTCATCTCTTATGCTCggtctgtctcctcttccaccaTGACCTCTGAGCTTTGGGAGAGGAGATGTAACCCAGCTGTCCCACATATGCTCAGCATTCCAATTCTTTCATTATCTGTGCCTTGACCAGTTATGGGTTTCTATATTAATTACTATCTCCTGAAAAGAAAAGTTTTTGTGATGAGGGTTGAGAAATGCATTAATCTGTGTCTATAATGGTAAGTCATTAGGAATCGGTTTAATGCTATATCCTTGTAGCAGACAAGTAATATAGTAGGTTCTGTCCTAGGGCCTATGACCTACCTAACCACAGGAAGCTCTTGACCTAACAGTTGATGCATTGATTAACATTCTTAGCAatgttatataaaattttatttacctcTGTATTCCTGTCAGTATATTATTTTAgtccttgtttattttcttgattctAAACAGTCCTGACTAGATATGATGAAATATCATTATAGTTTTCATTTGTAGCTCTCTGATGGCTAaacacatggattttttttttgattggcCACTTGTACTTCTTCATTTGAAAATGTCTATTCAGTTCATTAGCTTATTGATTGAGTTATTTGGTTTTAGGAGGTAGAATTTTTTAGTCCTTTATATAATATGGATATTAATTCTCTGTCAGATCAATAACTTAAAAGGATGTTCTCTAATTCTGTTGTCTGTCTCTTCAACCTACTCACCATTTCTTTTACCTGCAGAAGCTTGTTAATGTCAAGTCTCGCTCTTTTTCTCTGAAGTACTGGAGTTCTATTCAAGTTGATGTTTGAATTTTTATCTTGAAGtttatctgtttgtgttttccttaaatAAGTTCAAATTTGTAGATTTTACTTTGAggtatttgatttattttgggcTGATTTTTATAGTGAGTGAGAGATAGAGCTATGCCTTATGCGTCAACATGTGTATATCCGGTAGTCTCTTTACGGGACCTTTGTAGGAATAGATGGCCGTAGCAGTGCGGACTTACTGCTGCCTTGTCTGTTCTGTTTTTGGGCAGTAAATTTCTGGTTTTGTCACTATAGCTGTCATAGTTTGAATGACAATGGTCCCCACAGTCTCAGCGATTTGAAGCTTAGTTTTCAGACCATTTTTGTggtattttggcaaagaatgtgacTACTTTCGCCTTTGTCCAAAACAATTTACTTGAGGCTAAATAGAAGAATTTTGTATTAATGGTGTCGGCAGAGGAGACTTCAAAACAGGCTGGTATTGGCTGCGTCATGTGGCTATTAGTGGCCTTCCTATGCAGGTCTGTAATGGAAAAGAGCAAACTgaacaagaaaaatttaaaaaatgtatagtttgaggagaaaagaagCACCAGGAAGTATAATGAAGTTAAGTCTAGTGCTCAAGGAGATAAAGGGCTTAAATAAATGCCTGGTGTTAAATAGAATAAAGGGAGTTGTGGCCTCAGGGCAAGATCCCACACACCTAAGTTTCCAACTtgtgaaaaagaattaaaagagagcttaagcagtgaaggaaaccattgaaaacagaaagcagaTGCAGATATAATTGAATCAGGGGGccaagttccagccccagcaagcagcagaacttggcagcttcagccatgtggttctggctttagactcaaggatacaagaaatgggTTGTGGAGTTCTACACT
Coding sequences within it:
- the LOC110545899 gene encoding olfactory receptor 5V1-like; this translates as MTPLEMSNQTRVTEFIFLGFSNHPSLQGLFFLVFLAIYLTTLLGNTLMMVATRVSPALHTPMYYFLSNLSFLDICYTSTTIPVTLVNFFREKKTISYEGCLSQIFFFVTCAGTEGVLLAAMAYDRYVAICRPLQYHVLMSVKVCVSLVIGSWLCGLVNSVTHTALTATLTLCGPNQISHFLCDIPLLLKLSCSDTSVNESVLHVASATIGLSPCLFTAGSYMLIISAILRIPSAQGRRKAFSTCASHLTVVVVFFGTANFNYDRPREGYSLDMDILVSVLFCVVTPMLNPLIYSLRNKEVKGALRMLTKKHGFSGDINN